The nucleotide sequence GGAGAACAGCAACCTTAGAGCCAAAACGTTCTTTGAAGCGCTGCACCATCATCGGCGTTAACGATATTTCTGGCACGAGAACGATCGCTTCCTCACCTCTGCTAGCACATTGGCAATCGCTTGCAAGTACACTTCTGTTTTTCCGCTGCCAGTTATCCCATGCAGTAAAACGGCTTCGCTACCTTTTGATCGCATGCTTGCTTGATGGCATGTAACGCGTGCGCCTGGTCTTTCGAGAGCGTCAATGGTGGTTTAAGTGGACTGTCTATTGCAAAAGGGTCTCGATATTGCTCTCGCTCCTCAATCGAGACGATCCCTTTTTCTTCTAAAGCTTTTACAGTGGCATAACTTGCCTGGGCCATCTCTGTTAAACGGCTTAAAGCAAGACCGTCTCGTGCTTCCTGCAGGTGTTGAACGACGTCTTTTTGCCGAATGGCTTGGGCAGACAAGCGTTCATAAGCTCGCTCGGCGTCTATCGTGAGCGTGACCCATTTCACCTTTTTAATCGAGCCCTTGTCTTTTGCTTCATAAATGAGATCAAGCGCGCCCTGTTTTAAAGCAAGCTGTACTTCTCGCATGACATCAGGGTGCGCATCGATATCCTCCCAAAGCACTTCTTTGTTTCCAGCAAAAAAAGAACGCACTGTTTGTGATAACGCTTCTTCTTTTTGAAGAATGATTTTTTTTCGATAGGTTGATTTTAACGCCGAAGGAAGCATCGCTTGATAAGCAGAGATGAGAAAACAAAGCGTCGATTCAGCCAGCCACTTTCCCAGTGTCAATAACTCCTCTGTGAGTACAGGCTCCGGATCAAGCAACTCAACAATTGGCTTCGTTTTTAAAATGTCTGTCGTTGTTTTTACTTCAATGACCATGCCTTGAATTTTTCGTGGTCCAAAAGGAACGAGAACCCGCATGCCCGGTACAACCAGTCCTTCCCATTTTTCGGGAATCTCATAATCAAACAGCCGATCGGTCTGACGGACTGGCACATCGACAATGATAGATGCATACATCGTCAGTTCATCCTTTGTTCATAAGCTGATATATTTCACGAATTAGCTCTTCTGCAACTCGCTGTTTACTCATTCGTTGTAACGGTTTTTCCATGTCTTCTGTTATCATCGTCACTTCATTCTCATCAGATTGAAAAGCACTGTTTGGTCCGGCGATGGAATTGGCGACGACGAGATCCAGATTTTTCTTTTTCAATTTGGTTCTAGCATATTGCAGCACATTAGTTGATTCTGCTGCAAACCCGACGAGAAACGGCTTATCGGCTGCTTGGCCTAGATGCTCTAAAATATCCTTCGTTCGTTTCATTTCAATAACAAACGAACGATCTTTTTGTTTTTTTATTTTTTCCGTATGCACGTGAGCAGGCGTATAGTCTGCTACTGCTGCCGTTTTCATAATAAGATCATATTCACGATAAGCACTCATGACCGTACGGAACATGTCTTCTGCCGTAACGACTGGCACAAGCTGAACACCTTGAGGTTTATCGAGATGAACAGGACCTGAAACGAGAGTGACCTCTGCACCTTGTCGAGCCGCCTCAGCCGCCAGAGCGTACCCCATTTTCCCAGAAGAGCGATTGGTAAAAAAGCGAACTGGATCAAGCATTTCCTGGGTTGGTCCAGCCGTGACGAGTACTTTTTTCCCGTGAAGCAGCTGAGTCGACGAGTCTGCAAAAAAATGACTGATCGTCGCGACGATTTTTTCTGGTTCTTCGAGCCTTCCTTTGCCAACGTAACCACATGCAAGGTAGCCTTCATCCGGCTCGATAAAGCGTACACCTCGCTGAAATAACGTTTCGATATTGTCTTGGACAGCTGGGTGACCATACATATGTACATTCATTGCCGGCGCTACCCAAATCGGCGCAGACGTTGCTAGTAGAATCGTCGTGAGCATATCATCGGCAATGCCATGTGCCATCTTTGCCAATATATTGGCCGTTGCTGGGGCGACAATCACAAGATCCGCCCAATCTGCCACATCAATATGAGCAACGACCTCAGGATGATCTTCTTTAAATGTGTCCGTATATACGGGCTGCCGTGTTAATGCTTGAAAGGTAATCGGCTGAACAAATTTTTGGGCGGAATCTGTCATCACAACACGGACAGAGGCCCCCTTCTGCGATAATTGACTCGCCAGATTACACGCTTTATAGGCAGCAATTCCTCCAGAGACGCCTAAGACGATACGCTTTCCTTTCATCTCTTCACCTACTTTCATAAAATCATCACAGGCCATCGGATATCACAAACAATTGATGTGTCGCTGCTGCAGGCGCGTTACATTCGCCTAATAATCGACTAACGAACAACAGGCTCGTTAAAAAGAAAACAACCTATACCATTAGGTTGTTCACATTGTAGACAAAGTCGACCTTGACTTTGTCTGTTGCTTTTGTCCATTGTTATGTTTTAAAACGTGCCTATTTTTCAACCTGATTTGAAAACGAAGTTGAAAGTTGTTAAGTCGTCTGTGAATCTTCCTCAGAGTAATCTCCACGCAACGGCACAGTATCAACATAATCTACTGCTAATCGCCCGTTTCGAATTTCTTCAAGTGCCACACCAACATTTTTGTGCGAATGCGGAGACTTAATATAAGGCTGGTCATTCTCAAGCAATTGTCTTGCTCTTCTTGCGGAAACCGTTACAAGTGTATATTTGGAATCTATTGACTCCATCAGCGAATCAATCGATGGGTATAACATTATTGATCACTCTCCAGTGCTTTTTGATAAACAGATGCCACACGGCTGCGTTTGCAATGCTCAGCTGTGACAATGGCTTCGACACGTGAACACGCTTTTTCAATATGATCGTTCACGACGACATAATCATACTCGTCCATTAACTCAATTTCTTCTCTCGCTGCTTCCAGGCGGCGCGTGATCGTTGCTTCATCTTCTGTCCCACGCCCGAGAATACGCGAGCGAAGCTCAGCAAGAGACGGAGGGGCAAGAAAGAGAAAAACACCTTCAGGGAAGGCTTTCTTCACTTGCATGGCACCTTTTACTTCAATTTCTAAAAATACATCTTGACCCCTGTTTAACGTGTCATTGACGTAATCGATTGGTGTTCCATAATAATTTCCTGCATACTCGGCCCATTCTAACAGGCGATCCTCTTTAATGAGCTGCTCAAATTCGTCACGGGTTTTAAAAAAATAATCAACGCCTTCCACTTCACCAACGCGCGGAGCTCGTGTTGTCATCGAAATTGAATACTGTAATGATGTCTGCCTTTCAAATAAGGCTTTACGTACGGTTCCTTTACCTACCCCAGAAGGTCCGGACAGAACCAACAGTAGTCCCTTTTCTTTTAATTCCATCGTTTATCCTTCCTCCGGTAGTTCTTCTTTGTTCACTAACCGCTGAGCAACGGTTTCTGGCTGCACAGCTGATAAAATGACGTGGTCGCTATCCGCGATGATGACAGCGCGTGTCCGCCTTCCATATGTAGCATCAATAAGCATATTACGATCTCTTGCTTCTTGAATAATTCGTTTAATAGGTGCTGACTCTGGACTAACGATTGAAATGATTCGATTTGCAGAAACAATATTTCCAAAGCCAATATTAATGAGTTTAATACTCAACTGCCATTCCCCTCTCGCTTTATCATTCTAGCCTTTTGTCTTTCATTTTAAAATCAGGTACCGGTCAAATTTATTCAATATTTTGCACCTGTTCCTTCATTTTTTCGAGTTCAGCCTTCACGAGGATTACAGCCTCTGCGATGGAGAAGAGATGAGATTTTGAACCAATGGTATTGGCTTCCCTATGCAGTTCCTGCGTAATAAAATCCAATTTACGGCCCACAGGCTCTTCACTTTGAAGTGTTTTTTCAAACAGATGAATATGGCTATCAATACGAACTAGCTCTTCAGTGATGTCATACTTTTCAGCAAGAATCGCCACTTCAGCAAGCAGACGCTCCTCCGATGCTTCCGAAATGGCGTCATTTGCCTGCATATCCTTTAAGCGGGCAATCAACTTTTTTTCATATACGTCTGTAGCTTCAGAAGCATGGGCACGCACCTCACTGACGAGATGGCGTATCGTGTCAAGCCGCTTCATTAAATCGTTGTACAAGGTGTGCCCCTCTTCAGCTCTCATTTGTTGAAGCTGAGAGAGTGCCTCATCAGTGGCTTGCTGAATGTCATCCAGAAGGAAGGAAGGGACATTCTCTGATTCTTCCATTATTAAAACGCCTTCATGGTGAAAAAGAGACTCTAGCGTTACATCGTCATTCTTTTGAAACCTCTCTTTAGCTTGACGATAAGCCGTGACAATTTGTTCAGCCAATGCCCAATCAACCTTCACCTCTTTAGTGATCAGCGATTGTTCGTTAAAACTAATATGGACATCGATCTTCCCTCTTTGGATCTTTGAGGAGACGAGTGCCTTTATGCGTTCTTCAGCAGATGGAAGGGGGGAAGAGAGCTTGACGTTTATCTCTTTAAAGCGATGGTTAATGGATTTAATCTCTACGACGGTGCCATCCTTTGCAATCCCCCTACCGTATCCGGTCATACTTTTAATCATGGCTATCACATCCATACTTCATTTTAATGGATTTTACTGTGACAGACAAGTGGTGTACCGATTTAGGCTTCCAAATGCCTTAAGACTTCTTCAAGTGAAAGATGGATAATAAGAAAGTTGGAATAGCTGCCATACCCATCACGAGTAGCCATTCGCGAGCATCGAGCGGGACTGTATGAAAAATAGGCTGTAAAGCCGGAACGTACACAACTGCAACGACCATGACGAATGAAAGCAACACTGCCCCGACGAGATACATATTTTGAAAAGGGTTGCGATGAAAAATCGAGTGATCGCTCCGACAATCAAAAACGTGTACGAGCTGCGCCATGACGAGTGTTAAGAAAGCAACAGTCTGTGCTTCTATGAGTACACCGGTTTCCTCATAGGTGATTAGAAACGCCAAGAGTGAAACGATCCCGATGAGAAATCCGCGTGAAATAATTTTCCATGCGAGCCCACGGGAAAACACGCCTTCGTTTGGCGGACGGGGTTTTCGTTTCATTACATCGCCCTCGGGCTGGTCCATCCCTAAAGCAAGCGCGGGTAGCCCGTCGGTCACGAGGTTGACCCATAAAATTTGGATCGGAACGAGCGGCAGTGGCATCCCGAGAAGCATTGCAAAGAGCATCACTAAAATTTCACCGACGTTAGATGCCAATAAATAGCGAATAAATTTACGGACATTTTCGTAAATGTTCCGCCCTTCTTTCACTGCGGACTGGATTGTTTCAAACCGGTCATCAGTTAATATTAAATCCGACGCCTCACGAGCGACTTCGGTCCCTGTTTTACCCATAGAAATACCGATGTCAGCGGCTTTAATAGCTGGAGCATCATTGACACCATCACCTGTCATCGCACAGACGTGACCCCGTTTTTGAAACGCTTGGACAATCCATAGCTTATGCGCTGGTGACACTCTCGCAAAGACGTCAATGTTGTCGATCTCATTCGCGAGATCGTTTACAGTCATTTCTGCCATGTGACGCCCTTCCATCACCCTTCCACCCGTTCGGAGAATCCCTAAATCAGCTGCAATGGCTTCGGCAGTTTTTGCATGATCGCCTGTAATCATGACAGTTTTAATGCCAGCTTGCTGACATTCACGAATGGATTGCTTCACCCCTTCTCGTGGTGGGTCAAGCATTCCAGCCAGCCCGACAAGAATGAGCTGATCCTCTGCTAGCTGGAGCGTCGCTGCTTCTTCAAGCGAAGGTATTCGCTTATATGCGATGGCAAGCGTACGCAGTGCATCTTGAGCCATTTCGTCCACTTGCTTCGTCACTAGCGCTTTTTCAGAGGCACCGATTCGTTCGACTCGACCGTTCGACAATCGACGATTACAGCGGCTGAGGACGTAATCAGGTGCACCTTTGACAATAACGAAATACTCCTGTTTTCTGTTTTGGACAACAACACTCATCATTTTCCGGTTTGAATCAAATGGGTATTCCTTCTGTACCGAAAATTCCTCACGTAATTGAGCTCGCGAGATTCCAGCCTTCATCGCTAGTGTGAGCATCGCACCGTCTGTTGGATCGCCATTTAACACGTACGCACCTTCGTCATTTTCTTGAATGTCTGCATGGTTGCACAGCATGCCAAACGTTGCTAGCTGCAGCAAATGCTGCGATTGCTTTGGGTCTGCTTCACCGATCTGATCTCGTCGTTGAAAGGTGCCCTCAGGCGAATAGCCTGTACCGTGGACCCGCCACTCTTCTTCGCCTACACGTACACATTTTACCGTCATCTCATTTTTCGTCAGTGTCCCGGTTTTGTCAGAACAAATGACCGATGTACATCCGAGCGTTTCTACAGCTGGGAGCTTCCTTATAATGGCGTTGCGTCGGATCATTCGCTGCACACCTAAAGCAAGTGCAACGGTAACGATCGCAGGCAACCCCTCCGGAATGGCGGCAACCGCTAATGAAACACCAGCAAGCACCATCGTATACATATCATGACCTTGGACGATGCCTAAAAAGACGACCGCAGCTGTCAATAGCAGCGCACCAACGATTAATATTTTACCGAGCTCAGCAAGCTTTCTTTGCAATGGCGTTGTCGTTTGACCTGACGTATTCATCAGTTCAGCAATGCTCCCCATCGCCGTTTGCATTCCTGTCCCTGTCACGACCAATGTGCCGCTACCACGGGTGACGAGCGTTCCCATAAAACTCATATTGCTTTGATCGCCAAGCGGCAAGCTATCGTCCTCAAGCACATTCGTTTGTTTATCTACCGGCAGTGATTCTCCAGTCAATGCGGACTCGTCGATTTGCAAACGATCTGCTGACAAAAGCCGCCCATCAGCACCTACCCGATCACCTGCTTGGAGACGAATAATATCCCCGCGAACAAGGTCGGTTGAAGGAACCTTTTGCCAAAGACCTGAGCGTAGCACCATCGTTTGTGGCGCAGATAACGCCTTTAAAGCAGCTAACGATTTTTCTGCTTTTCTTTCTTGTAAGTACCCTAAGCAACCATTAATAATAATGATCGCCATGATTGCAAATGCATCAACGTATTCTCCCAACAACCCAGAAATTAGCGTCGCAGCAATTAAAACAAGCACCATAAAATCTTTAAATTGCATTAGAAACGTTTGCCATCCAGGTGTTAATTTACTTTCCTCCAAAGTGTTGGTGCCGTCTTTACTCCGCCGGTCGAAAACAGAACGGTCTGTGAGGCCATTCTCTGGATCAGTTTTAAACGCACGTATCGTCTCATTGACTGTTTTTTGATACCATTGCACGTATCTCATCCTCCTCTGCTCAACACCCATCCTATTCAGGCTTGTACGAAAACATGCTATACTTAGCATCACGAATGAGAGGTGATTAAGCATGTCATTTGATGGAGTCGTCACAAACGCGGTCGTCTCTGAAATGCAACATACTTTACTAGGAGGCCGCATCACAAAAATTTATCAGCCTTCTGAAACCGATGTGCTCATCACAATCCGAGCTCAGCGGGAAAATCATACACTGCTTTTTTCTGTACATCCTACTTACGCCCGCTTTCATGTAACAAAGGAAAAACGTGCGAACCCTAAAGAGCCACCAATGTTTTGCATGGTCTTGCGTAAGCATCTTGAGGGGAGCATCGTTGAAAGCATTGAACAACGAGGGTTGGAACGAATCATTACATTAAAAGCAAAAGGGAAGACAGAAATTGGAGATGCATCATTAAAAGAGCTCACCTTTGAATTAATGGGGAAGCATAGTAACCTCATTCTCATCGACAGCGAAACACAGCAAATTGTCGACAGCGTAAAGCACCTTGGACCGTCAGTAAACCGTCATCGTTCTGTCCTCCCAGGGCGGCCATATGTCGAACCTCCTTCACAGGAGAAGACGAACCCTCTGGATGCAACAGCAGATGATGTCTTGCGCATCGTTGATTGGAATGCAGGGCGAATCGATCGTCAACTCGTGAACGCTTTTGCAGGGCTTTCCCCACTGCTTGCCAAGGAAATTGTTGACCGGGCCGGTCCAGGGTCTAAAGAGAACATCGTCGAGGCATTTTTGTCTTATGTTCATATCGTCCGTGAGCAGAAGTTTAAGCCGATCATCTACCGCAAACCGAAAGAGCTCTTTTATGCGTTCCCACTCGCGCATCTCAAGGCAGAAGGAACAGAGTACACTTCACCTTCTCTAATGCTTGATGCCTTTTTCTCTGGCAAAGCTGAACGAGATAGAGTCAAACAGCAAAGCCAAGACATTGCCAAACTATTAACTAATGAAATGAAGAAAAATGAGAAAAAGCTGAAGAAGCTACAAAAAACGTTAAAAGATGCCGAAAAAGCTGATATGTATCAAAAGGAAGGCGAGCTCATCACTGCGCACATGCACTTAATTAGCTACGGTGATTCGTCGGTTGATGTCATCGACTATTACGACGAAGAGCAACCTACCATTCGATAGAACTTGATCCGAATCAGTCACCGTCTGAAAATGCGCAGCGCAAGTTTCAAAGATATCAAAAGCTTAAAAAAGCGCGAACTGTTGTCAAAGAGCAAATTGAACAAACCTACGAGGAAAACCGTTATTTAGATACACTCGTTGCACAGCTCGCTAAAGCAGGAACAGGCGATCTAGAAGATATTCGTGAAGAGCTTGTTGAACAAGGCTACTTAAAAAAGCGCCAATCTACAGTAAAAAAGAAAAAAAATACGGCACCTTCACTTTCCTTATTTGAATCGTCTGATGGTCACCAAATTTATGTAGGCAAAAACAATAAGCAAAACGAATACTTGACGAACAGGCTCGCTCATAGAGATGACCTCTGGTTCCATACAAAGGATATTCCTGGTTCTCACGTCGTCATCCGTTCAAAGGAACCAAGTGAGACAGCCATCATTGAAGCAGCATCGATCGCTGCCTTCTTTAGTAAAGCTGGGCAGTCGTCATCTGTACCAGTGGATTACACGAAAATCCGACATGTCCGCAAGCCAAATGGTGCAAAACCCGGCTTCGTCATTTACGATGAACAGCAGACGGTTTTTGTCACTCCTGTTGAAGAAGAGATTGACCGGTTGCGAAAGCAGTAAACAAAACGCAAAAAAGCACCCTGACACGTCAAGATGCTTTGCTTTCAAATGTGTAGACAAAGTCTTTTAAAGCTTTGTCTACACTTATTTATTGGAATTTATGATGTAACGACCCAGTCCGTTTTCTCAGGCGACTTCGTCCATTCTAACACTTGACTGGCTTGGTCTGCCTTCATACCTCGCTCTTGAGCGACTTCTAATAGTGCAGTAATCGTCGTTAACGAAATACACTCGATTCCGAGATCTTGACATTGCTGCATACTTTTTTCCATTTCATATGTAAAAATGGAAGCAATCCCTAACACCTCTGCCCCTTCAGATCGTAGCGCTTCGACAGCGGACAACGCACTGCGTCCGGTCGAAATTAAGTCCTCAATGACAATGACGCGCTGTCCCGGTTTAATCACACCTTCAATTTGTGAGGCGGTTCCATGCGCTTTCTTTTGTCCACGTACATAAACCATTGGGAGATCGAGCACATCGCTGATCCAAGCAGCATGAGGAATTCCTGCCGTAGCAGTCCCTGCAATCACATCTACACCGCCAAATTCTTCTTGAATCCGTTTGCCTAAGGCTTGAGCGACTTCACGGCGAATGGCTGGATAGCTAATTAAAAGTCTGTTATCGCAATAAATCGGTGCCTTTAATCCGGAAGACCACGTGAATGGATCGTCTGGCTGAATCGATACAGCCCCAATATCTAGTAAATGCGCAGCCACCTGTTTATCTATCTTCAATACTCACACGCTCCCATTCCTCTACAACTGTTTGATAAGCCGTCAATGGATCGTTCTTTTGCGTAATGCTTCGACCAACAACGATGGCTGTGCTTCCTGCCTTACGCGCTTCTCCAGGCGTCATCACTCGTTTTTGATCGTCAAGCGCATCTCCTTTTAAACGAATCCCAGGGGTCACTGTCCAAAAATCTGGACCAAAAGCATCACGTAGCATGGAGGCTTCATGTGCGGAGCAGACGACACCATCCAAGTGACTGTTTTGAGATAGCTTGGCATAATGCATAACCGCTTCTTGCATCGTTCCTTGCCAGCCTAGCTCTTCGGTAAGCATATAGTCGCTCGTACTCGTCAGTTGTGTGACGGCGACGCATTTTGGACGTTCGTTTTGCCCGCTTCCTTCTTCAAGGCCTTCAACAGCCGCCCTCATCATTTCCGAACCACCAGCTGCATGAACTGTCACTAAATCAATCCCTAGTCTCCCTAAATTTCTCATACCGTGGTGCACGGTCGTCGGTATGTCATGGAGCTTTAAGTCTAAGAAGACCGAATGCCCTTGCTCTTTTAACGTTTCAACAAACGAAGGCCCTTCTTTATAAAAAAGCTCCATCCCGACTTTTACCCACGTAGAACGTCCTTTGAAATCGGACATAAATGTATCAACTTGTTCTTTTTCTGGAAAATCAAGCGCGATGATGACTCGTGGTGGCAACTTTCTTCCAGCTCCTTCCTTGAATATCCTCTAATCGTTCGGCCCCAAGCGCTCGCAGCGCTGCCGGCAACGCTGAAATCAGCTCAGGACAGACCATTGGATTGACAAAATTTGCCGTCCCAACAGCGACAGCACTCGCCCCTGCGGAAATAAAATCAATGACATCTTGGACGTCTTGAATACCGCCCATTCCAATAACAGGGATGTTCACAGCCTGAGATACGTCGTAAACCATTCGAATGGCGACCGGTTTAACCGCTGGACCAGACAACCCACCAGTACGATTGGCAAGGATCGGTGCGCCTGTTTTTTCGTCTAGTCGCATCCCAAGCAAAGTATTGATGAGTGTCACTCCGTCTGCCCCTGCGGACTCAACCGCTTTCGCAACACCGACAACATCAGCTGTGTTTGGAGACAGTTTCACATAGACCGGCACTTCCGATACAGCTTTCACAGCTGTTGTCAGTGATGCCGCAAGCTCAGGTGTTGTCCCAAAGGCGATGCCGCCTTCTTTTACGTTCGGACAAGAAATGTTAAGCTCAAGCGCATCGACATGAGGTGATGCTGACAAGCGTACAGCCACGCTCACATAATCTTCCTCCGTAGCCCCTGCGACATTAGCGATAATGGGTACGTCGTACTGACTAAGCCATGGCAGCTCTTCGTCATATACCTTGTCAAGACCAGGGTTTTGCAAGCCAATCGCATTCAGCATACCAGACGGTGTTTCAGCCACACGCGGGGTCGCATTTCCGAATCGCGGCTCTGGCGTCGTTGCTTTAATCATAATCGCACCGAGTTTCGAAAGCGAATAGAAACGGGCATATTCTTTACCGAACCCGAAGCAACCTGAAGCAGGCATGATCGGATTTTTTAATGCTAATCCAGGAAGAGACACTGACAAATCCATTACAACACCACCTCCCCAGCCCGAAATACTGGTCCGTCTGTACATATTTTCTTATATGACGTTCCGCCGTCATATGTCTGACAAACACAGGCAAGGCAGGCCCCAACACCACAGCCCATACGCTCCTCTAATGAAACATACAGCTCTTTGTTAGGCAACGCTTGTTCTAAAGCACGTAGCATCGGTGTTGGTCCACACGAATAAATACGATCCGCCTCGCTGTCTGTCACGTCTGCCTGAAGCGCATCGGTGACGAGTCCCTGCATTCCGTAAGTACCGTCAACTGTCGTAACAGTTGTTGGCCCTAAAGCGGCAAATTCTTTTTCATAAAAAACCGACGTCATTGTATCAAAACCGAGAATATGGCGTACAGCAATGCCTTGATTTTTAAGCTGTTTCGCTAAGTAGTAAAGCGGAGGCACGCCGACGCCTCCACCAATAAGCAATGCACTGCGGCCTTCAGGAAGGTCCGTAGGGAAACCGTGCCCTAACGGACCAAGAACGTCGACCGTATCCCCCGCCCGCAAACGTGCTAGCTGCTTCGTTCCTTCACCTTGACGACGATAAATAATTTTAAGCTTGCGCTCTTTGACATCGACATCGCACAGAGAAATAGGCCGTCTGAGCAGTGGTGCTGTTCCTTCAGTGACACGCAGATGAACAAATTGTCCAGGCACAGTCATTTGCGCCACGAGGCTTCCGTACAGCTCTGCTTCAAAGACCGATTCGGCAATTTCACGTTGCTGAACGACTTCAAGGTGCTCTTTTTCAATCATACGGAATGAGCCTCCTTCGTGTCTTTCATATCCGGCATCGACTCTGCTTGAAAGCTCATTGACTCAAGGACACGCAAAATGGCTAATGTCGTATCGAGAGAGGTTAAACAGCCGACGCCATTTTCAACGGCTTCACGGCGAATACGGAAACCGTCTCTTGCTGGTTGTTTTCCTTTGGTCAACGTATTCACGACGAAGTGTGTCTTACCGCTGCGAATGACATCAATTAACGTTTCCCCAGAGCTGCCGATTTTTTGGACGACACCGACGTCAATGCCTCTTTCTTTAAGCATGTTGGCCGTACCTTCCGTAGCAAGTACGTGAAACCCAATCTGCTGAAAACGTTGAACGAGCGGCAAGGCTTCTTCTTTATCTTTGTCAGCGACTGTGAATAAAATTGTGCCATAGGACGGGATTTCCATTCCTGAAGCGATCAAACCTTTGTATAGTGCTTTTTCGACCGTTTGATCATGACCCATCACTTCGCCGGTTGACTTCATTTCAGGTCCTAAAGAAATGTCGACGCGACGAAGCTTCGCAAAGGAAAAAACAGGCACTTTCGTATACACACGATCGGTTGTTGGGAGCAAGCCCGTTGTGTAACCAAGCTCTTCCAATGTTTGTCCGAGAATGACTTTTGTCGCAACGTTTGCCATCGGAACACCCGTAATCTTGCTTAAAAATGGCACCGTCCTACTCGAGCGCGGATTCAGCTCAAGCACATACACTTGCTCATGATGGATAACAAACTGGATGTTTAACAACCCGACGATACCGAGACCGCGCGCGAGTGCAACCGTTGCCGCCTCAATGTCCTTCAAGCACTTCTCACTCAAGCTTTGTGGCGGGTAGACCGCAATCGAATCGCCACTATGAACACCCGCACGCTCGACATGCTCCATAATGCCCGGGATTGTCACTGTTTCTCCATCGGAAATCGCATCGACTTCGATTTCTTTCCCGGTCAAATAACGGTCTATTAATACCGGATGATCACGGCTTACACGAACCGCTGTTTTCATATAACGAAGTAAATCTTCTTCTTCGTAAATAATTTCCATCGCGCGCCCACCAAGAACGTAGGACGGACGAAGCAGTAACGGATAGCCAATGAATTGAGCG is from Litoribacterium kuwaitense and encodes:
- the pyrE gene encoding orotate phosphoribosyltransferase; translation: MDKQVAAHLLDIGAVSIQPDDPFTWSSGLKAPIYCDNRLLISYPAIRREVAQALGKRIQEEFGGVDVIAGTATAGIPHAAWISDVLDLPMVYVRGQKKAHGTASQIEGVIKPGQRVIVIEDLISTGRSALSAVEALRSEGAEVLGIASIFTYEMEKSMQQCQDLGIECISLTTITALLEVAQERGMKADQASQVLEWTKSPEKTDWVVTS
- the pyrF gene encoding orotidine-5'-phosphate decarboxylase — protein: MPPRVIIALDFPEKEQVDTFMSDFKGRSTWVKVGMELFYKEGPSFVETLKEQGHSVFLDLKLHDIPTTVHHGMRNLGRLGIDLVTVHAAGGSEMMRAAVEGLEEGSGQNERPKCVAVTQLTSTSDYMLTEELGWQGTMQEAVMHYAKLSQNSHLDGVVCSAHEASMLRDAFGPDFWTVTPGIRLKGDALDDQKRVMTPGEARKAGSTAIVVGRSITQKNDPLTAYQTVVEEWERVSIEDR
- a CDS encoding dihydroorotate dehydrogenase, with translation MDLSVSLPGLALKNPIMPASGCFGFGKEYARFYSLSKLGAIMIKATTPEPRFGNATPRVAETPSGMLNAIGLQNPGLDKVYDEELPWLSQYDVPIIANVAGATEEDYVSVAVRLSASPHVDALELNISCPNVKEGGIAFGTTPELAASLTTAVKAVSEVPVYVKLSPNTADVVGVAKAVESAGADGVTLINTLLGMRLDEKTGAPILANRTGGLSGPAVKPVAIRMVYDVSQAVNIPVIGMGGIQDVQDVIDFISAGASAVAVGTANFVNPMVCPELISALPAALRALGAERLEDIQGRSWKKVATTSHHRA
- a CDS encoding cation-translocating P-type ATPase, which translates into the protein MQWYQKTVNETIRAFKTDPENGLTDRSVFDRRSKDGTNTLEESKLTPGWQTFLMQFKDFMVLVLIAATLISGLLGEYVDAFAIMAIIIINGCLGYLQERKAEKSLAALKALSAPQTMVLRSGLWQKVPSTDLVRGDIIRLQAGDRVGADGRLLSADRLQIDESALTGESLPVDKQTNVLEDDSLPLGDQSNMSFMGTLVTRGSGTLVVTGTGMQTAMGSIAELMNTSGQTTTPLQRKLAELGKILIVGALLLTAAVVFLGIVQGHDMYTMVLAGVSLAVAAIPEGLPAIVTVALALGVQRMIRRNAIIRKLPAVETLGCTSVICSDKTGTLTKNEMTVKCVRVGEEEWRVHGTGYSPEGTFQRRDQIGEADPKQSQHLLQLATFGMLCNHADIQENDEGAYVLNGDPTDGAMLTLAMKAGISRAQLREEFSVQKEYPFDSNRKMMSVVVQNRKQEYFVIVKGAPDYVLSRCNRRLSNGRVERIGASEKALVTKQVDEMAQDALRTLAIAYKRIPSLEEAATLQLAEDQLILVGLAGMLDPPREGVKQSIRECQQAGIKTVMITGDHAKTAEAIAADLGILRTGGRVMEGRHMAEMTVNDLANEIDNIDVFARVSPAHKLWIVQAFQKRGHVCAMTGDGVNDAPAIKAADIGISMGKTGTEVAREASDLILTDDRFETIQSAVKEGRNIYENVRKFIRYLLASNVGEILVMLFAMLLGMPLPLVPIQILWVNLVTDGLPALALGMDQPEGDVMKRKPRPPNEGVFSRGLAWKIISRGFLIGIVSLLAFLITYEETGVLIEAQTVAFLTLVMAQLVHVFDCRSDHSIFHRNPFQNMYLVGAVLLSFVMVVAVVYVPALQPIFHTVPLDAREWLLVMGMAAIPTFLLSIFHLKKS
- a CDS encoding dihydroorotate dehydrogenase electron transfer subunit; translated protein: MIEKEHLEVVQQREIAESVFEAELYGSLVAQMTVPGQFVHLRVTEGTAPLLRRPISLCDVDVKERKLKIIYRRQGEGTKQLARLRAGDTVDVLGPLGHGFPTDLPEGRSALLIGGGVGVPPLYYLAKQLKNQGIAVRHILGFDTMTSVFYEKEFAALGPTTVTTVDGTYGMQGLVTDALQADVTDSEADRIYSCGPTPMLRALEQALPNKELYVSLEERMGCGVGACLACVCQTYDGGTSYKKICTDGPVFRAGEVVL